Genomic window (Ascochyta rabiei chromosome 13, complete sequence):
TCTCGAGCTCGTCGAGGGCGTCGTGGAAGCGGTCGGTGGCGGCGGGGACGGCGCGCTGCATGCCCTGCTTCATGCGGCCGGTGCCACCGCCGGCGTGGTGCTCTTTGATGAAGCGGCCCGTCGTCAGTAACTGCACATGGAGGTGAGCGCCATGCCTGGGGGAGTGATGGGGACTGCGGTGGGCGCGCGTACCACCATGTTCAGCATGCCCTGCAAGAGGTCGAGATTGGGGTTGCCGGGGGCTGCAAGAGGTGCAGGAGGTGCAGGGGCTGCAGGGGCCTTGGGCGGCGGCTGCGCGGCGGGCTCTGGCTTGACCGAGGCCattgtggtggtggtggtcgtcgtcttcgtcgtggtggtggtggtggtggtggtggtcgtCGTGGTGGTGAGGCGTGAGGGAGGCGTGAGGGAGGCGTGAGGGAGGCGTGAGGGCAGAGCGAGGCCGGCGCGTTCGTTGACAGCTGCGCGGGTCACTGCGCGACGCACGACTCGGAAAAAGGGTCCCCGCCTAGCCCCGGCCTGGCTgactggctggctggctccAAGGCTGGCTGGCTCCATGGCTCCATGGCTCCATGGCTCCCATGGCCAAGCTTCCGTCGCCGGTAACAAATGCCCCCAACGGGCCTGCGCTAGTGCGCTTCGGGGCAACAATACGCGGCCAAGGCCCTGCCGCAATCTCACGCACCACCACGACCACAGTGGCCTTGTTCAGTCCTCGAGGCTTGCACTCCATGGCCACGCACACATGCACGCATGCACGCACATTCATAGCTGGCAGACGATGCGCAACGGACCTGCTCGCCGGCGGCAAGGGTGTCGACGTCTGCACTGGCAAACGGCTGCACGCACGAATCAGACCATCAAGACCACCGCAGCCTGTAATTTACAACAGGCCAGGCGGCTCGCTGTACTTCGCAAGGCTAGTCGCCGGCCCGCTGCATCAATCAGGCGCCCGTCTACCTACCTACTCATGTTGCAACCACCTCCCGCCTCGACACCTTTCTCACTCCTCCACCCCACCCCCGGACCAGGCCCAGAAACTGCCTACCTGTCGTCGTCTGGCAAAGGGTCCCTTTCTCGTCCTTTCTGCATCTCCTTTTGCTGTCTCCTTGCCTCTTCCCTTTCGTCTTGTCAGCGTCAGCTCGCCGCGGTACTCGTGCCTGCCTTGGGATTTCCTTGCCGCCTCCACGCAGCTGTCAACACCCCACCTCGCTCACGACTGCGCTTTTCGTCCCGCCTCGTCAGCGTCGTCCCACTTCGTCCCCCCCCCTTTCGTCGCCTTCGACTTTTTCGCATCGTCTTTCGCGTCGCAAAAGTCTCGAGTCTGCAGTATAGAAATAAATCGTTGCTACTGCCAATTCACCACTGATTCCACCGCCGCTTTCTCTCCCATCAGCCATGGCCGACGCTGCTCCCCCCGGCAGCAACCTGCCGCCCCCACCGCCCTCCGCCGGTCCTCCTGGCTACGACGGCCAGCAGGGCAAcccccagcagcagcacatGCCTCCTCCTGCGCTCGCCCCTGTGATCATCCCGCAAAACACGAACCCCATTCCGACGGCCATCAGCTCTCCCATGTCCGGCGGCGTCATGTCTCCCGGCAGCGCCACGGGTCCTGGCTACGCTTCGCGCCGTGCCGCGCCGGAGCCCAACAAGAGGGCCCTGTACGTCGGCGGTCTGGACCCCCGTGTCACCGAAGACGTTCTGCGCCAGATCTTCGAGACAACGGGCCACGTTCAGAGCGTCAAGATCATCCCTGACAAGACTGCCAGCGCTCCCTCGGTAAGTCCTTCTCCGCAGCCGCCGTCACCATGaccgtcgccgccgccgccagccCTGCCTGGGCCATGGCTGTCACGATCCATGTCTTCAACTAACACCTACACTTGCAGGGCTTCAACTACGGCTTTGTCGAGTACGATGATCCTGGTGCGGCCGAGCGAGGCATGCAGACCCTCAACGGTCGCCGCATCCACAACAACGTAAGCGGGCATGCAGGACAGGAGTAAACAGGAGCATGATCTGATGGAGAACAGGAAATTCGTGTCAACTGGGCCTACCAGTCCAACAACACCGCCAAGGAGGACACCTCAAACCACTTCCACATCTTCGTTGGCGACCTGTCCAATGAGGTCAACGATGAGGTGCTTCTCCAAGCCTTCTCCACCTTTGGCCCCGTCTCCGAGGCCCGCGTCATGTGGGACATGAAGACGGGCAGGTCTCGTGGCTACGGTTTCGTGGCATTCCGTGATCGCGCCGATGCCGAGCGAGCACTCAGCTCCATGGATGGAGAGTGGCTTGGTTCGCGTGCCATTCGCTGCAACTGGGCCAACCAAAAGGGTCAGCCCTCCATCTCCCAGCAGCAGGCCATGGCCTCGATGGGCATGACTCCGACAACGCCTTTCGGCCACCACCACTTCCCCACCCACGGCGTCCAGAGCTACGACATGGTGGTTGCCCAGACCCCCCAGTGGCAGACTACCTGCTACGTCGGCAACCTCACGCCATACACGTCGCAGTCTGATCTCGTTCCTCTTTTCCAGAACTTTGGTTATGTCACCGAGACGCGCTTCCAGTCTGACCGCGGTTTTGCTTTCATCAAAATGGACACCCATGAAAACGCTGCCATGGCCATCTGCCAACTCAACGGCTACAACGTCAATGGCCGACCTCTGAAGTGCAGCGTAGGTTGAGTCGGTTCCTTTTTGTTTCTTCTGTTTGCTTACGCTTCGATGCAGTGGGGCAAAGATCGCCCGCCCACCGGCCAGTTTGAAGGCTACTCGCCTGCAGGTCCGAGCCCAGCGTACGCTCAGACGCCCAGCGCGTACTTTCCTCAGTATGGTGGCGGACCAGGTGGTCCCATGTCACCTTCAGGTGAGCGGCACCGGAGGAAGCTACAGTACCGAAAAACACAATCTAATGCGCGGGCAGGACCCAGCCCCGGCGGACAACCCTTTGCTCAGCAACAAGCCGGCTTTGGGGGTCCTGGCATGAACTACCAGCAGATGCAGCCGCAGCAGATGCAGCCACAGCAGATGCAGCCAGGTAGTGCTGGTGGCTACGGTCGTGGCGCGCCCGCCCCCCAGCAGCAATGGGGCCAGCCCGGCCAGGGCGGCTTCAACCAAAACGGCTTCGGTGGCTACCAGGGATAGCCCCTGATGGTCGTCTTCTTGTTTCGCGTCCTTCTGCCTCTCCTGCCGACGTTCTTGGTTGCGGCCCTTCTTGATTAGCGTCGATCTCTGCATCCCCCTCATCTGCTATCTATCACGTCCTTACAAGGAGACTGTACTGCATCAAGACGGGGCGAGCGGTGTGCCATCTTGCCTCGCAGACTTTGTTTTGGTTTCTGGTGCGACTACCCTTTGTACGTTTCTCTGCTGTTCGGCTCGACGGGCCGTCTTGTTGGACATGTTTCACAATGGGCTACGGTCGTCGCTCAATGGATTTCTTTACACTGCATTGCTCTCGTTACGTCAACATGGGCGCCGCGCCCTCTGACCATGTCTCTCTTCCATCTCAAGTGGATGTTGTCGATGTTGTATTCGGATTTTCCTTGGACCTACCTCTTGATGTTGAAAAAGTATGTGGGCTTCCTGCAAGCATGGCGTCCCCGTTGCATACCCCCCTCTTCTGTTGTCTGAGCGACTTGTTACGGCCGTACTTTCTCTATGGACACGATTCATCTCCCTGCCCCTTCTCTAACGACTTTGTCTGCGTTGCCATGATGAAACGACAAAAGCATGCGCGTGTTCCTGTTCCTGTTCTGATAGTTCGAAGTCCTAGTGCGGGCTGAGTGAGCCGGGATGGTCTTGGCTGGCATGGAGTAATTGAAGTGGGCTAGTCTGAGAGGATGCGCCGCGGATGAACGGTGTTGATGCAGGGGCTAGAATGGATTTGTGCATTCATGTCTGCCTTGCGCTGGACCGAAACTTGTCCCCCATTGTTGACAGGCTGCCGCTGTGTGATGTGAATGCACTATTGTATCTAGGAATTGATTGTTGCGAGTCCTGCTTTGACTCGAGTACCTCGAGTACACCCGAGTACGTCTGGTGGTGCTGATCGAACACTTCATACCGAGCTAGGCTCGTTTGGTGCACGCCAAATCCGTAGAGAGTCGCGAGTCGCGTCAACGCGTAGAGTGGGTCGCCCTCACACATGCACACCCTCGACACACTGACTCTGCTGCTTTCCTTTCTCGTCGCCTCTTTCCTTTGCTGTATGCTTTTCGCCTTTGCGAAATTGGGTGCGTCGCTACGATTGTTCTCTGCGAAGGGGCCGCAGCTTCCACTCCTGCGTGCGCACCTCGCTCCAACACGCCTCTTGACCTCGCCCCGGCGGCCACAACAAGCTGTCCCCACGCCTCGCCATCACCACGGCTACCTCGCCGCCCGGCCCCACACCATATCGAACATGTTCAAGCAAGCGATACAGAAACACGatgtcgtcgtcgccgccgccgccgccactcCAGCGTCCTCGAACCCTGCCTACAAGCAGCCGTCGCTCGCCAACGCATTGAGTCGCACGGGGTCTACACAGCGGCCAGGAACACGCCCGTCCGCGTTTGGTATGGACAACATGGCGAGAAAGAACGCCGCAGGGGCACACCGATCTCCACCTCGGCTACCGCATGGGACGAAACGGACGTCGAGCGGCTTAGCCAAATCCCGGAGCTCTCATGAGGACGTCTTTGAATACCCTGCACTCAACATCTCGGAGATGGAGAAGGAGAATGATTTCCCTGCCTACCATACCTCTTCACGGAGCAACACGGGCGGGCTAGCCACAGCACTGTTCGACGAGGACGATTTTGACAGCGACATTGACCTCGATGTTGAGGACCCTGCGACAAAAGGCACCGTTACCTATCCAAAGCTGCCTCCTGCATCGCCAACAGCTACCAAGGACTCTGGATACTCGTCACGACTGCAGTCGATGCAACCCAAGATCGAGCTGGATAGCAGCCAGCCCATCCCATGGTCATCTTCCCCAGCCGAACACTTCAAGACGCCGCCCAAACCGCAACCGCCGAAGACCAAACGACGCACCTTGCCCTGGTCCCAGCCGTCCCAGCCTAAGCAGCAGCTGACGCCTGAGCCCGAGGAGGACATTTTGGCGAACAAGAAGCGGAAATCGGCAGCTGTTACAACCAGCAGCACCTTCACACCCTTGCCCAAAGACTCATCGAGGTCGCAGTATCCATGGAACACCACAGCTAGTGCGCTCAAGCTGCAACAGAAGAGTCTGAGGGAACAGCACAAGGCCAAGGTCGCTGAGAGCATCGATGACACGGAGAAtgtcaagaagaagaagaacgtCATCGCCAAGATGTTCCTGAGTGACGAGCAGAAGAACGTACTGGACCTCGTCATCCAGCACAAGAAGAGTGTCTTCTTCACAGGTTCTGCTGGTACGTCATATGCAATTGAGTGATGAATCGTGTTACTGACTTTGACAGGTACTGGTAAATCCGTGCTGCTGCGCGAAATCATATCAGGCCTGCGGAAGAAATTCATCCGTGAGCCCGATCGAGTCGCCGTCACAGCATCTACAGGATTGGCGGCGTGCAATATCGGCGGTGTCACCATACACAGCTTCGCAGGTATCGGTCTAGGTAAGGAGCCTGCAGAAGATCTGGTCAAGAAGATCCGACGCAACGCCAAAGCCAAGCAGCGATGGCTGCGCACCAAAGTCCTGATCATGGACGAAGTCTCAATGGTCGACGGCGACCTCTTCGACAAGCTGGAGCAAATTGCGCGTACCATCCGAAACAACGGCCGGCCGTTCGGTGGGATCCAACTGGTCATCACCGGCGACTTCTTCCAACTGCCACCGGTGCCAGAATTTGGAAAGCAGTCAAAGTTTGCGTTTGATGCTGGGACGTGGAACACATCCATCGAGCACACGATCGGACTGCACCATGTCTTTCGTCAGAAAGACCCCGTGTTTGCAGGCATGCTGAACGAAATGCGCGAGGGGCGCATGTCGAACGAGTCCATTGCGAACTTCAGAAAGCTAGACCGACCGTTACCAGCCTCGGAAGGCAACATCGAAGCCACGGAACTGTTTCCTACCCGGATGGAAGTGGACCGCGCCAACACCCTTCGCATGCAGCAGCTGCACGGCGACACGTTCAGCTTCGAAGCGCGCGACGGCGGTACCATAACGAACAAGGAGCAGCGCGACCGACTGCTGCAGAACTGCATGGTGCCTGAAGTGGTGCATCTGAAGAAGGGCGCACAAGTTATGCTGGTCAAGAACATGGACGACACTCTCGTGAACGGCTCTCTCGGCAAGGTCATCGGCTTTATGACCGAGCAGCAGTTCACGTTCTGGAAGGAGAACGAGGAGGACATGCTCGAGGGCAACATCTCAGAAGCGCAAATGAAGAATGAGATGGCGAAGACGATGCTGGGCCTCAACACCGCGCAGGTCTTCCCTCTGATCCGCTTCGCCATCGCCGACGGCACGACGCGTGACCTCCTCTGCAAACGCGAAGACTGGAAGGTCGAGCTACCGAACGGCGAAGTACAAGCCAGCCGAAGCCAGATCCCGCTCATCCTCGCCTGGGCGCTTTCTATTCACAAGGCGCAAGGCCAGACACTGGAGCGAGTACGCGTCGATCTGGGCCGCGTGTTTGAGAAGGGCCAAGCGTACGTAGCCCTCTCGCGTGCCACGAGCATGGCCGGTCTGCAGATCCTGCGCTTCGACCCGAGGAAAATCATGGCGCACGACAAGGTCAGGTCTTTCTACTCGAGTCTGTCGCGCGCGGAGCAGGTCGAGGCCAAGACCAAGAGCACGACGATCCTGGGCAAGATGCAGGCTGCGAATGACAAACACAAGAACAAGACTGTCGGTGAAGAGTGATCGTATACGTAGCATATTACATGCATTCTCGGCGTCATGTTCTGGGTAACACGGTACATAGATAGACTCGCGGCCAACCGCCCGAGCTAAGCGGCGCTGTCGTTGTCGCAATATTACCCCAACTTCCttctttctttctctttACTTGCACGAACTTATACATTCTGGTGTTATGTTCTAGGTAACATAGTACATAGATAGACTCGCGGCCAACCACCTAAGCTAAGCAGcgttgttattgttgttgttgtcgtcgtcgtcgtcgtcgttgcaATATTACCCCAacttccttccttctttcTCTTTACTTGCATAAATCTATTGCTAGAGATGTTGTTAGGAGGTtacctctcttacctctttcTTAGTTTTCTCTCTTTTGCTGGTTAATGCATAACTGGTTTGTTCTTAGGTTAGCTTACCTAACTAGGTTGTACGTGCTCTAGGTATAGTGGCTAGAGGTAGCTCTTAAGTTTttaccttcttcttctgctttgGCGCTGGTGTGTGTGTTTTTGGTTTGTGCTGGGTAGGGCTTACTTGCTCTAAGGTGGTGTTTTGGCGGGGTTTGGCTCTTGGCGTTCTTTTTTCTGCTGTTGGAAGTTTTGTCTGGAGGTGGTCTTTTATCTCTTGTCTCTTGTCTAGCTCTATCTTTCTCTCTTTCTTTTTCTGTCTCTTTTTTACACGCTGCTAAAGGTATGCATTGTATTTTCTCACCGTGTCTTACTTACCTAGGTAGCTCTTGTTTCTTGTTTCTTGGCTTTTCTCTTTCCTGCTGCTAGATGTATATTCGACATGTTACAACTACGTGTTACTTGCTCTCAATGCTTTATCTAGAGATGCATCTCTCGCCCTTCGCCCTCGCCTTCCCCGCTGTCAAATGCACGCCTCACACGTTGCAACCATGCCTCACTCGCGCCAAACTGCGGATCGAGGATGAAATCATGGTCCGCACCTTTCACTACCCTGCTCTCATACACGCAGTCCCCCCTCTCACCAACTGCTGAAGACCAGCACGCGTCGAACCACACCCTCCCCTTTGCCCCCACCATCCCGTCCGACTGGGCGTGGAAAGCGTCGATGGTCCAGCGCCGCTGAGTCTCCGCTGTGACATCCTGGGCAACGTCACGGCTGGTGGTTTTGGCGAAGAGCCGCACGGCATCGTCGATGTCGTCCCACTCGAGCGGCGCTGCACACCATGGTATGGAGCGCGGTTTGCGGAGGCAGAGCTGCGCATCCTGATCCACGCCGTCGACTTGCTCTGCGAAGAGAAACGTGGGGATCAGCGAGCGCAGGTGCGCAAGTGTGTCTGCGTCGTGCAGGTCTACAGCTGCGTGGAAGTCTGCCGCCTGCTGCTGGCTCCTtccaccctcttctcccaCCGCGCACGGCGCAACGGACAGCGGCGCCGCAGAGGAGAAGCTGCCTGCTACCGCACTGCTCCAGCCCGCGCTCATGCCCGCCAACGGCGCGATCCTCCCGTGGACAAACTTGGCCAGCGCCGTGAACTGCCCGATGACCGGCcccggcagcagcagctccgCAGCCCGTAGATGCAGCATCCCCGTATGCTGCGGGTGAACCCACGGCGCGAAAACAGCCACATGCGGTCTCCGCGGGTGCAGCAGGCCCGGAAACCTCAGCAGCGCGTTGAGCAGATACACTGTCCCGAAGCTATGGCTCGCGAGGGCCACATGCGCGATCCCCAGGTgcgccagcagcagcggcagcgtgTCGACAAACGCCGTAATCCGCGCTTCGATCTccacgctgctgctgccgcccaTTCCTGGCCGGTCCGCGTGGATGATGCGGATCCCGTGCGTGCGGGCTAGTTGGTCCAGCGGAGAGTAGCTGAGGCGGCCGCCCATTAGGCCGCcgaagaagaggacgacGGCCGTGCTGGTTGCATCGGCGTAGTCGGCGTAGGAGATGTGGTAGGGTGATGTTCGGCCTGAGGACGGGGAGGGTGGGAAGGTCAGGCGGCGGTGGAAGCGGCGGTCGCAGAGGAATTCTAGGACTGCATCTGGTGGATTGGGGGATGGCATGCTCGGGGGGTTTGTCTTCTATGTATGCGTTGGTCTTTATCATGGATACTGGTTTCGACGGAATTGATATCAGATGTCGTTGGACGCCTATCTCTACTAGCCTGAGTGATTGGCTGACGGTGAGCAAGAGTGCTAAGCCTAGTTCAATCTGCTTATGTCTTATTATCCCTATCTAGGACGATCTTATAAGAGGCAAAGCATGGCTTTTTAACGATACAGGATCGTACCTTTCGTGGGGAGTAACTGATACAAGCTTGATAGGACAGAGAAGTATGTATGCATCTCATCTCACTTCACTGTCAACAGAAGAAAGTCTGTTGACACAGAGGACTATGTAATCCATTGTAACATGTTGAAGCTTGTAGGTTTGTATATCTAGTGTTTAAAACTTCCCATCCTACCGTCTGATGTCTGCGTTGCGCACTAGGTCGCTCGACCGTAGATACAGTACTACTAAAAGTAGGTTGGAGAGATAGCAGTAGTGTCGCAGCTAAAAAGAGTAGTTATACTAGTACAAAAACACCACAAGTTAGTGCTACAATGTAGGCAATATTCCGGAGTGACAAGTAGGTATTCCATATATCCAATGCACTGATTCCTAGTCTGGCGACTGTGTGCGAGGTGGTGGTTTTTGGCTGTCTTTGACTGGATTGATCATGTGGACAGAACGGCAAGAGCGCGTTGCAAGACGCTGTGTATATTGCGTCATCTGTAACAGGAAGAAATCTATACATGCCTCTACAAGTCAGCCCCTGGAGACCTCACAAAAGAGCCTGAGGATCCCAGACACCGATGCCTTGGTGTCCTCTGGTGTTACTACTTTCCACACGCCCCCACTGTCGTCTCACAGCTCCTCATGTAGCGGAGATTTGGACAGTGGAAGGAAGTCTGGGGTTGAAAAGTGAATGCCGAGAAATCCACCCGACACTGTTTTTTCCCCCATGCGTTTCACTGTCGTGGAGATGCTACTGTAGGTTGGTCTAATCGCAGGTTAGTTGTCGCCAGCAGTGAAGAAGGCCCAGATGCGTGTTTAGCCCATGTATGGGGAATCGTCGTCGCCCGGAGTCTTGTTGTTGATAGTATGGAAATTGGTCTGGGAACGTGTGCGGTCGTTCAGACCTCTGCTCGCACCCTCAGCACGACACGAGTGTTTCGTTCTGGCGTTGAGTCGATTGGCGTCTCTGGAAGGCGAGTCGTTAGTCGCGTTTTGGGCTTTTGAGACATCCTGCAGCGCGATGGGATTCATCTATCGAAAACCAGTAGACGAGTATCAGGCTGACATCGGATTTGGCGGGCTGGATGTGGTTACATAGAAACGAGCGAAACATGGCTCAGTAACGCTAAAGTGAAGACTGATGCTGCGAAATAAAATTCCGAAAAAGGGGAGGAAAGTGCTATCATACTCCCCGCCGTCGCTGGCCTTACTGAAAACTCAACATCAACCTCGCGAGTTCGAAGAACAACCCACCAACTCATCACCCAGACAGCATGCCATTCCAGGCACTTCCCACCGCAGCACTGGGAATCCACATCTCGAGACGGACAGCGAAGCTCCCGCGGCCGTTACGACAGAGACCCGTAACCGTCCTGTACTGCCCTCCGCGGTGCTTCCAGAAGTCCCCCAGATCCTCGCGCACCACGCGGTGGACGCCCCGTTTCTGCGTGTCGTGGCGACTCCAGTAGAACCAGCCGATCTGGCGACGCTCCTGGAAGGCATGGTGTCAGTAGTAGCTCGTCTAGAAATAAGGGAAACGCACTGATATGGCTGCTCCACAACATGCCAGAGCTAGTGTGACTGGTGTAAAGAGACAGCGGAAAAAGGTCGCTCAGTGCGAGGTCGGTACATTGAGCCATGCGAGTCCTTGCTGTATGTCCCTTCCATCTCCGCTGCAGCAGCTCAGTCGCCGCGGACAGCTGGGGCCTGAGTACATGCGCGGTCCGGGCTGCTGCATTACTTGCGTCCAGTGGATCTGGTGGGCGACGCGGTGGTGGGTCGGTAGGAGAGAGCCGACGGTGAGCCACCCGCGCATGGCGATAACCTTGAGGAACCTCAGCATTAAGGCCCGTGGATAGATGTCGACTCGTGACTTTCTGCAAGGGAAAACCGCACGATGTGTACTGATGGAATCGAAAATGTGGATTTTAGGAAATCTATGTCTTACCTTGTTCCATGGAAGCTCCCTTCTGACCACCCGATCTCTGTGCTCAGCGCTATATGCATCTGCCACCTCATCAACGATCTTGCCAAACAGGATGTCGCTTTCCATGCTTTTGTCGCAAGTCCCAATATCAGAGTGACGCAAGGCCTGCAGTATGCCTCGCAGCCACAGTCCATTGGCGTCGTTAGCTAGTACGCGCTCGCCGCACCACTGATGGAGCAAGGAACAATCCCACATATCACCGCGTGAGCTCCATCTATATGCAGAGCGTAAAGTGTCGTATACAATTGACCGATCACAGCCAGCCTCTGCCACGGCGAAGCGGACCGTCTCCAGCGTGGGCGGCCTACCGAGTCGACGATTGTGGTTGAACAGCTCCACAGCGTCGAGATTGTTTTCCAAGAACGCCTGCCGTCTTCCGTTGATAGCGGTATGGCTCATGTCTGAATCCCGCCAATCAACCGTCATACTCGTGATCCAGAGCAGGAAGCGTAAGAACCGGACCTTTTCCAAAGTCCAAGGCCCGCACAGAAGCTTCCTAGGCAATCGGCAACGAACGAAAGCCAGTCGTGGCAAGTGACTTCGCGAGAAGACCATGGATGTTGCATTCTCAAAGTTCGGAGGCCATTGGGCATCAAAGCACCCTTCGTCCGGCGTGAGCCCGCACAGACACCCATTGTTCGCATACGTCCTGACGACCCAGCTCTTGAAGAACGACCAGGTCATCCACTTGCTAGCGAATATAGCTGTCTGGGCGGCAGAACGCACGGCATAGTCCTCACATCTCCGGGTTAGGTAGTAGTCGCATGCGTTGTAGTAGACGTGATCGCTCGACAGTCGAGCACCTAGGATACCAGAGGCCTGGATAAGGGCGAGGTTGTAGCCGGAAGATGCAAAGATGGGCTGCAAAAGCTCAACTGGAAGGCTTTCAATCGCTGCTGTGGTCATCTTGACAGTGATCG
Coding sequences:
- a CDS encoding E3 ubiquitin-protein ligase pub1 yields the protein MADAAPPGSNLPPPPPSAGPPGYDGQQGNPQQQHMPPPALAPVIIPQNTNPIPTAISSPMSGGVMSPGSATGPGYASRRAAPEPNKRALYVGGLDPRVTEDVLRQIFETTGHVQSVKIIPDKTASAPSGFNYGFVEYDDPGAAERGMQTLNGRRIHNNEIRVNWAYQSNNTAKEDTSNHFHIFVGDLSNEVNDEVLLQAFSTFGPVSEARVMWDMKTGRSRGYGFVAFRDRADAERALSSMDGEWLGSRAIRCNWANQKGQPSISQQQAMASMGMTPTTPFGHHHFPTHGVQSYDMVVAQTPQWQTTCYVGNLTPYTSQSDLVPLFQNFGYVTETRFQSDRGFAFIKMDTHENAAMAICQLNGYNVNGRPLKCSWGKDRPPTGQFEGYSPAGPSPAYAQTPSAYFPQYGGGPGGPMSPSGPSPGGQPFAQQQAGFGGPGMNYQQMQPQQMQPQQMQPGSAGGYGRGAPAPQQQWGQPGQGGFNQNGFGGYQG
- a CDS encoding DNA helicase, producing the protein MHTLDTLTLLLSFLVASFLCCMLFAFAKLGASLRLFSAKGPQLPLLRAHLAPTRLLTSPRRPQQAVPTPRHHHGYLAARPHTISNMFKQAIQKHDVVVAAAAATPASSNPAYKQPSLANALSRTGSTQRPGTRPSAFGMDNMARKNAAGAHRSPPRLPHGTKRTSSGLAKSRSSHEDVFEYPALNISEMEKENDFPAYHTSSRSNTGGLATALFDEDDFDSDIDLDVEDPATKGTVTYPKLPPASPTATKDSGYSSRLQSMQPKIELDSSQPIPWSSSPAEHFKTPPKPQPPKTKRRTLPWSQPSQPKQQLTPEPEEDILANKKRKSAAVTTSSTFTPLPKDSSRSQYPWNTTASALKLQQKSLREQHKAKVAESIDDTENVKKKKNVIAKMFLSDEQKNVLDLVIQHKKSVFFTGSAGTGKSVLLREIISGLRKKFIREPDRVAVTASTGLAACNIGGVTIHSFAGIGLGKEPAEDLVKKIRRNAKAKQRWLRTKVLIMDEVSMVDGDLFDKLEQIARTIRNNGRPFGGIQLVITGDFFQLPPVPEFGKQSKFAFDAGTWNTSIEHTIGLHHVFRQKDPVFAGMLNEMREGRMSNESIANFRKLDRPLPASEGNIEATELFPTRMEVDRANTLRMQQLHGDTFSFEARDGGTITNKEQRDRLLQNCMVPEVVHLKKGAQVMLVKNMDDTLVNGSLGKVIGFMTEQQFTFWKENEEDMLEGNISEAQMKNEMAKTMLGLNTAQVFPLIRFAIADGTTRDLLCKREDWKVELPNGEVQASRSQIPLILAWALSIHKAQGQTLERVRVDLGRVFEKGQAYVALSRATSMAGLQILRFDPRKIMAHDKVRSFYSSLSRAEQVEAKTKSTTILGKMQAANDKHKNKTVGEE